One Micromonospora sp. WMMD812 genomic window carries:
- a CDS encoding DUF2637 domain-containing protein — MLVIGGAAGAASFRHVHDVAAAHGQPGWLAWADAVVLELTSIAAGLELRRNRRHGKSIAFPATMLTVAVFLSLAAQVVEAQASVIGWIAAALPALGFLAMVKIALGRADAAPPDRTARPGPIVSRPLPATHTAARGSREPVPGPRVPVRADPAAVRDRTAAVPASAHRRAPVRGHQSGDAPKADRRSGDASVRDRRSGDAPVRDGRPALVELVPAARTAAYMLAAHGVPLSRKALAQQLRTDGHPLSNATASALVRLLRTETTTPPPATSGPDAA, encoded by the coding sequence ATGCTGGTAATCGGCGGCGCGGCCGGCGCCGCTTCCTTCCGCCATGTTCACGACGTGGCCGCCGCGCACGGCCAGCCAGGCTGGCTGGCCTGGGCTGACGCCGTCGTACTCGAGCTGACCTCGATCGCCGCCGGCCTCGAACTGCGCCGAAACAGACGCCACGGCAAGAGCATCGCCTTCCCGGCGACCATGTTGACCGTGGCAGTGTTCCTGTCCCTCGCGGCGCAGGTGGTGGAGGCGCAGGCATCGGTAATCGGCTGGATCGCCGCCGCGCTGCCAGCACTCGGCTTCCTGGCGATGGTGAAGATCGCCCTCGGCCGCGCCGACGCCGCACCACCGGACCGGACGGCCCGGCCCGGCCCGATCGTGTCCCGACCGCTGCCCGCTACCCACACCGCGGCCCGGGGCAGCCGAGAGCCGGTCCCCGGACCGCGTGTGCCGGTCCGCGCTGACCCGGCCGCGGTCCGGGACCGCACCGCCGCAGTCCCCGCATCGGCTCACAGGCGTGCGCCCGTCCGGGGTCATCAGTCCGGCGACGCGCCGAAGGCGGACCGCCGGTCCGGTGACGCGTCGGTCCGGGACCGCCGCTCCGGCGATGCGCCGGTCCGGGACGGCCGCCCGGCACTCGTCGAGCTGGTACCGGCAGCCCGGACCGCCGCTTACATGTTGGCCGCCCACGGTGTCCCGCTGTCCCGCAAGGCACTCGCCCAACAGTTACGCACCGACGGGCACCCGCTGTCCAACGCCACCGCGTCGGCGCTCGTGCGCCTCCTCCGCACCGAGACCACCACGCCCCCGCCGGCTACGTCAGGGCCGGACGCGGCGTGA
- a CDS encoding DUF998 domain-containing protein — protein sequence MTTTTTLLAAATPPAPRPDRTRRLLLCGIVAGPLFVLTFLVDGATRDSYDPLRHPVSSLALGAHGWTQTVNFLVCGLLTLALAIGLRRALRPAHATWGPLLIGVWAVGLLVAGAFTTDPVSGYPAGTPDAPTAYTTSGALHDGAALVAFPALTVAFFVFTRRFVGLRRRGWAIYSALTGLAFLAGFVLSSAGFAQTAGLVDLAGLYQRLTIVVGLLWLTLLAGHLRSQHPTTT from the coding sequence ATGACCACGACCACTACTCTCCTAGCCGCCGCCACACCTCCCGCCCCACGACCGGACCGGACGCGGAGACTCCTCCTCTGCGGGATCGTCGCAGGCCCGCTCTTCGTCCTGACGTTCCTGGTCGACGGCGCCACCCGCGACAGCTACGACCCGCTGCGGCATCCGGTCAGTTCCCTCGCCCTCGGCGCGCACGGCTGGACCCAGACGGTCAACTTCCTCGTGTGCGGGCTGCTCACCCTGGCCCTCGCCATCGGGCTCCGGCGGGCACTGCGGCCGGCGCACGCGACCTGGGGGCCGCTGCTCATCGGAGTCTGGGCGGTCGGCCTGCTCGTCGCAGGCGCCTTCACCACCGACCCAGTCAGCGGCTATCCGGCCGGCACCCCGGACGCGCCGACCGCGTACACCACAAGCGGCGCGCTGCACGACGGTGCCGCGCTGGTCGCGTTCCCGGCGTTGACCGTCGCGTTCTTCGTCTTCACCCGCAGGTTCGTCGGGCTACGCCGGCGTGGGTGGGCGATCTACTCGGCCCTCACCGGCCTCGCCTTCCTGGCCGGCTTCGTCCTCTCCAGCGCCGGCTTCGCCCAGACCGCCGGCCTGGTCGACCTCGCCGGGCTCTACCAGCGCCTCACCATCGTCGTCGGCCTGCTCTGGCTGACCCTGCTGGCCGGCCACCTGCGGAGCCAACATCCCACAACCACCTGA
- a CDS encoding pentapeptide repeat-containing protein yields MTLYDEAVTFLESEGWSVPGESRGEVVRARRAAYADNSEHMTVWCPAAPDADELHRREATLLQRFAEEARTPGAKFLLVESTQGLSTDFRRLAKHEYNVDIRVPIQFFDARFKWDDTAVSALAGTAAQQLRRDGEVEALRRTPQPFEAVGTGVVGSDLLTELARRFDSPGDWDRPIVLVTAPAGYGKSVLFESLFATLYTNFQKAKKQLRRAYRPLPLLPDYAALASAPALGPMVDALLQTEVARPVKQPTFQWMLTRGFASWLLDGLDEVIAQDPGFFEYIHEIVARPDNPTTPRLLLCVRDSLLSSNQALRDFLTVAHEYVEEFRLLPWRPESITTFARIRLQDKDRELLSILDAKPQLMKLCGTPYYAELLAERVAEGKTDGIPNDYSEMDLVRDAVDAIMDREYKKEQLQENLVSRHDLLDVISHVAVAELENDNRGVPIDEIGQLAEFVMPSDLSDPERERCTAAICRLPVFRAASERQRVRFAQDVIFEHQIGIRAAQYFAVNPVRFAQLLDCRPFPPDSFALRVLCARIRELAAGEELLTRLSSATATPNAFRNILQVLLGLPDCARLLIHAPLERQDLSGLTFAGLSLAGVSFRGANLESTRFNSCDMTGCDLSDATLHGTRFDACLPTLAEADFGHLTGFVSVEIDSRTAIEDVADFVKLLGADGRREHPFVGPCPTALQLRFLFLKFVRPDGHYRRDSLDEKGLLSGRRIVDPASVLSGAVRAGFLTAIPKRRRYERTHSQLYADMVGFAQNLRVTPAIRSLLEDTCRVEGCSHVVQENLTSATFD; encoded by the coding sequence ATGACGCTGTATGACGAGGCTGTGACTTTCCTCGAGTCGGAAGGCTGGTCGGTTCCCGGAGAGTCGCGGGGTGAAGTTGTCCGGGCGAGGCGGGCGGCATACGCGGACAACAGCGAGCACATGACGGTGTGGTGCCCGGCCGCCCCGGACGCCGACGAACTGCATCGCCGCGAGGCCACCCTCCTGCAACGCTTCGCGGAGGAAGCGCGCACTCCCGGCGCGAAGTTTCTGCTGGTCGAGTCCACCCAGGGGCTGTCGACGGATTTCCGGAGACTCGCCAAGCACGAGTACAACGTCGACATCCGGGTTCCGATCCAGTTCTTCGACGCGCGATTCAAATGGGACGACACAGCCGTGTCGGCCTTGGCGGGAACCGCCGCGCAGCAGCTACGCCGCGACGGAGAGGTGGAGGCGCTCAGACGCACACCCCAACCCTTCGAGGCGGTGGGAACCGGGGTGGTGGGCAGTGACCTCCTGACCGAGCTCGCTCGCCGCTTCGACAGCCCCGGCGACTGGGACCGCCCTATCGTGCTGGTGACCGCGCCGGCGGGCTACGGCAAGAGCGTCCTGTTCGAGTCGCTGTTCGCGACGCTGTACACGAACTTCCAGAAGGCCAAGAAGCAGCTACGGCGGGCGTACCGTCCGCTGCCACTCCTGCCCGACTATGCTGCCCTGGCGAGTGCCCCCGCACTGGGCCCCATGGTCGACGCCCTGCTGCAGACCGAGGTCGCGCGGCCGGTCAAGCAACCGACCTTCCAGTGGATGCTCACGCGGGGCTTCGCGAGCTGGCTGCTGGACGGGCTCGACGAGGTCATCGCCCAGGACCCCGGCTTCTTCGAGTACATCCACGAGATCGTCGCCCGACCGGACAACCCGACCACCCCGCGCCTCCTGCTCTGTGTCCGAGATTCGCTGCTGAGCTCCAACCAGGCGCTGCGCGACTTCCTCACGGTGGCCCACGAGTACGTCGAGGAGTTCCGCCTGCTCCCGTGGCGGCCCGAGTCGATCACGACGTTCGCGCGCATCCGCCTTCAGGACAAGGACCGAGAGCTTCTCTCGATCCTCGACGCGAAGCCGCAGCTGATGAAGCTCTGCGGCACCCCGTACTACGCCGAGCTGCTCGCCGAGCGCGTTGCCGAGGGCAAGACCGACGGGATACCGAACGATTACTCCGAGATGGACCTGGTCCGGGACGCCGTGGACGCGATCATGGATCGCGAGTACAAGAAGGAGCAGTTGCAGGAGAACCTGGTCTCCCGGCATGACCTGCTCGACGTCATCAGTCACGTCGCGGTCGCCGAGCTGGAGAACGACAATCGCGGTGTGCCGATCGATGAGATCGGCCAGCTCGCCGAGTTCGTGATGCCCTCGGACCTGTCCGACCCCGAGCGCGAACGGTGCACCGCCGCCATCTGCCGCCTACCGGTCTTCCGTGCCGCCTCCGAGCGACAGCGGGTGCGCTTCGCTCAAGATGTGATCTTCGAGCACCAGATCGGAATCCGCGCCGCCCAGTATTTCGCCGTCAACCCGGTGCGATTCGCGCAACTGCTGGATTGTCGCCCCTTCCCGCCCGACTCCTTCGCACTCCGGGTGCTGTGCGCCCGAATCAGGGAACTCGCCGCCGGTGAGGAACTGCTCACCCGGCTGTCCAGCGCTACCGCGACCCCCAACGCCTTTCGCAACATCCTCCAGGTGCTCCTCGGGCTGCCCGACTGCGCCCGGCTGCTGATCCACGCTCCGCTGGAACGCCAGGATCTTTCCGGGCTCACCTTCGCAGGCCTGTCGCTGGCCGGCGTCAGCTTCCGCGGAGCGAACCTGGAGTCGACGCGCTTCAACAGCTGTGACATGACCGGCTGCGACCTGTCCGACGCGACGTTGCACGGGACACGATTCGACGCCTGTCTGCCCACCCTCGCCGAGGCCGACTTCGGGCATCTCACCGGCTTCGTCTCCGTCGAAATCGACTCGCGAACCGCCATCGAAGACGTCGCGGACTTCGTCAAGCTGCTCGGAGCGGACGGGCGTCGGGAGCACCCCTTCGTCGGCCCTTGCCCCACCGCCCTTCAACTGCGATTCCTGTTCCTGAAGTTCGTGCGGCCGGACGGCCACTATCGTCGGGACTCGCTCGACGAAAAGGGTCTGCTGTCGGGGCGGCGCATCGTCGATCCCGCTTCCGTGCTCAGTGGTGCGGTGCGCGCCGGCTTCCTCACCGCCATTCCCAAGCGCCGCCGGTACGAGCGCACGCACAGCCAGCTCTACGCAGACATGGTCGGCTTCGCCCAGAACCTCAGAGTGACCCCGGCTATCCGGTCACTTCTCGAGGACACCTGCCGGGTGGAGGGATGTTCGCACGTCGTTCAGGAGAACCTGACCTCCGCGACCTTCGACTGA
- a CDS encoding AAA family ATPase, with translation MARFYPKHLRANATRGERIVFDKLRSLNDSWFVLHSLSYFDPGQPRWRMGEADFVLLHPGRGLLIMEVKDGLYRVAGRQWFAQRRGGDVPLNVEPFDQAVRNKYALAGWLRDTAGIRHVPAGHCVVFADGRPSGNLGPHAPDTIVLTAAALEHAPVLVERVMAHWDQHGWASQADFEKALAALAPTAVVARTLRYDVDLAFDDLARLTQRQIRLTSRQLEVLEGTSRKRASLVLGAAGTGKTVLAQERARELAARGLRVAVIGQQRNLRLEIRRRLRVEGVSSGDPEDVLCDLYGADRLRDYEGEQLWVTVLGLAEAYGKPLDCLIVDEAQSHDEDLLDALRELVRPDGSVVLFADPYQRDSSGTWRPRPDGSYNEFWLTENCRNVLPIAKLVARISGAHTPVTGPAGRAPRFSGGATDLPSACADAVLAILKDLPASQLVVVTSTRAHHAAIRRTLAERGVRTTSGLRGDELAVCTVRQFHGCEAPAVVYADDGEEDWTTSYIAVSRACAYLHVVGRPDRWQPFRFLMEDGS, from the coding sequence TTGGCGCGCTTCTATCCGAAGCATCTGCGAGCGAACGCCACTCGCGGGGAACGGATCGTCTTCGACAAGCTCCGGTCGCTCAACGACTCGTGGTTCGTGCTGCACAGCCTCTCGTACTTCGACCCCGGCCAGCCGAGGTGGCGGATGGGAGAAGCGGACTTCGTCCTGCTGCACCCCGGACGTGGCCTGCTGATCATGGAGGTCAAGGACGGGCTCTACCGGGTCGCGGGCCGGCAGTGGTTCGCGCAGCGCCGCGGCGGCGACGTGCCACTGAACGTCGAACCGTTCGATCAGGCCGTTCGGAACAAGTACGCCCTGGCAGGGTGGCTGCGCGATACCGCCGGCATCCGGCACGTCCCGGCCGGGCACTGCGTCGTCTTCGCCGACGGCCGGCCCTCGGGCAATCTCGGCCCTCACGCGCCGGACACGATCGTGCTGACCGCGGCGGCGTTGGAGCACGCGCCGGTGCTCGTGGAACGCGTCATGGCCCACTGGGACCAGCATGGGTGGGCCAGCCAGGCGGACTTCGAGAAGGCCCTCGCGGCGCTCGCGCCGACCGCGGTCGTCGCTCGCACCCTCCGGTACGACGTCGATCTGGCCTTCGACGACCTCGCACGCCTGACCCAGCGCCAGATCCGCCTGACCAGCCGCCAACTGGAGGTGCTGGAAGGGACCTCCAGGAAGCGGGCGTCACTGGTCCTCGGCGCGGCCGGCACGGGCAAGACGGTCCTCGCGCAGGAGCGGGCGCGCGAGTTGGCCGCCAGAGGGCTGCGGGTCGCGGTGATCGGGCAGCAGCGCAACCTGCGCCTGGAGATCCGCCGTCGGTTGCGGGTGGAAGGTGTGAGTTCCGGTGACCCGGAGGACGTGCTGTGCGACCTCTACGGCGCCGATCGGCTGCGCGACTACGAGGGTGAGCAGCTGTGGGTCACCGTGCTGGGCCTCGCCGAGGCGTACGGCAAGCCGCTGGACTGCCTCATCGTCGACGAGGCGCAGAGCCATGACGAGGATCTCCTGGACGCGCTACGCGAACTCGTCCGTCCCGACGGTTCGGTGGTGCTGTTCGCCGACCCGTACCAGCGCGACTCCTCCGGAACCTGGCGCCCACGCCCCGACGGCTCGTACAACGAGTTCTGGTTGACCGAGAACTGCCGCAACGTCCTGCCGATCGCGAAGCTCGTCGCGCGAATCTCGGGAGCGCACACGCCCGTCACCGGTCCGGCCGGGCGGGCGCCGCGGTTCAGCGGGGGCGCCACGGACCTCCCGTCGGCGTGCGCGGACGCCGTCCTCGCGATCCTGAAGGATCTGCCGGCCTCCCAGCTCGTGGTGGTGACGTCGACACGGGCGCACCATGCCGCGATCCGCCGGACGCTGGCGGAGCGGGGCGTGCGGACGACGAGTGGGCTTCGCGGCGACGAGCTGGCTGTCTGCACGGTGCGGCAGTTCCACGGCTGTGAGGCGCCGGCCGTGGTCTACGCGGACGACGGCGAGGAGGACTGGACGACCAGCTACATCGCGGTCAGCCGCGCCTGCGCCTACCTCCACGTTGTTGGCCGGCCGGACCGCTGGCAGCCCTTTCGATTCCTGATGGAGGATGGTTCATGA
- a CDS encoding NYN domain-containing protein: MAVGNKGVLLVDWDNLAGAIIGRGHVVERGIVDALWSDATTRCGGHLQYKHMAAAKFDRSISTAMTEHLIDDEVVGSTKEQADIHLTVLAMDYLYQDCGQFVLVTGDQDFIPLIRRLLRDGCRVTVVYGDKDRLSPQFRGILTLPGLDSICIDDIYTLKKPPPVTCRALLGLLELQRRGIILGGKEQADRTATLARWAILENEDESQYWALIESLGHKVVRTDAAVRAKEQFLPRNATRTYLDVGSGRFGDIVAIDYLVRRLAARPKGLTVTELRAGPLQADNGARLLRVLDALTAVQLVRKGADDTYAVTVNDLGLGYLEPLWRVHAGLTMECFRTQSRTIPFRRLPGLLSATGVGQGPEKFAAGLINRVMKYASAAGVVDAVAVGGARHALPTNSPFARPIEDAYHELYRAFVGRAPSPIPESEILEFMAVKDRTRAEPVFGYDPRDRHRILRILAQSRAITWRSEKVTIPQTRWGDAGSSFA, translated from the coding sequence ATGGCCGTCGGGAACAAAGGTGTCCTGCTTGTCGACTGGGACAACCTGGCCGGCGCGATCATCGGCCGCGGCCACGTTGTGGAGCGGGGCATCGTCGATGCCCTCTGGAGCGACGCGACAACCCGGTGCGGCGGCCACCTTCAGTACAAGCACATGGCGGCGGCGAAGTTCGACCGGAGCATCTCGACGGCGATGACGGAGCACCTCATCGACGACGAGGTGGTGGGCAGCACCAAGGAGCAGGCCGACATCCATCTGACCGTGCTGGCGATGGACTACCTCTACCAGGACTGCGGCCAGTTCGTCCTGGTCACCGGCGACCAGGACTTCATCCCGCTGATCCGGCGCCTGCTGCGCGACGGTTGCCGGGTCACGGTCGTGTACGGCGACAAGGACCGGCTCTCCCCCCAGTTCCGCGGCATTCTCACCCTGCCCGGGCTCGACTCCATCTGCATCGACGACATCTACACCCTGAAGAAGCCTCCACCGGTCACCTGCCGAGCGCTGCTCGGCCTGCTCGAGCTGCAGCGTCGCGGCATCATCCTGGGCGGCAAGGAGCAGGCCGACCGCACCGCGACCCTGGCCCGCTGGGCCATCCTCGAGAACGAAGACGAGAGTCAGTACTGGGCGCTCATCGAGTCCCTCGGTCACAAGGTGGTCCGTACCGACGCCGCGGTCCGGGCCAAGGAGCAGTTCCTTCCACGCAACGCCACCCGCACCTACCTCGACGTCGGCTCCGGCCGGTTCGGCGACATCGTCGCCATCGACTACCTGGTCCGACGGCTCGCCGCACGACCCAAGGGCCTGACGGTCACGGAGCTGCGCGCCGGCCCCCTTCAGGCGGACAACGGTGCCCGGCTGCTGCGGGTGCTCGACGCGCTGACCGCCGTGCAGCTCGTTCGCAAGGGCGCGGACGACACGTACGCGGTGACCGTGAACGACCTCGGCCTCGGGTACCTGGAACCGTTGTGGCGGGTCCATGCCGGCCTGACCATGGAGTGCTTCCGGACGCAGAGCCGGACCATCCCGTTCCGGCGCCTTCCCGGACTGCTCAGCGCGACCGGTGTCGGGCAGGGGCCGGAGAAGTTCGCCGCCGGCCTGATCAACCGGGTCATGAAGTACGCCAGCGCGGCAGGCGTCGTGGACGCCGTGGCGGTCGGCGGCGCCCGCCACGCGCTGCCCACGAACTCACCGTTCGCCCGTCCGATCGAGGACGCCTATCACGAGCTCTACCGCGCCTTCGTCGGGCGGGCTCCGAGCCCGATCCCGGAGAGCGAGATCCTCGAGTTCATGGCGGTCAAGGATCGGACGCGGGCAGAGCCGGTGTTCGGTTACGACCCGCGTGACCGGCACCGGATCCTGCGCATCCTGGCACAGTCCCGGGCCATCACCTGGCGGAGCGAGAAGGTCACGATCCCCCAGACGCGATGGGGCGACGCCGGTTCGTCCTTCGCCTAG
- a CDS encoding phosphodiester glycosidase family protein: protein MTVSQPGLSGFRRAGALAAAALAAVALGVAPGARAEAAAGTLPIGDADLTEVRTSSTLAAGVSLTRIVRGTEPAPADQINTTTRGPWVVNVLTIDPRRARGHLKATYGPDLSQVEKTTDLVRASGALAGVNASFFTFTASQQYPGDPVGLGLFGGKLLSEPTADPAEVNFLVDANTNRATAGKLSWSGSVRNRQTGATLPLEFINHPPVVPAACAALADQTQCTVPGDVTQFTPEFAAATPSGAGVEVVLNRLGCVVRTSTTRGTALAAGQTSLQATGQETAALLAVASRGCLQRTSTLVDPDGEKFAVRPGLFGVNGRYRLTADGQIVVPAGAPGDSFFARNPRTIAGTTRDGKIVLATIDGRQTTSVGTTMAETAAVAQALGLHNAVNLDGGGSTTMAVGGALVNHPSGAERAVGDALVYVAGRYRNGN, encoded by the coding sequence ATGACTGTTTCCCAGCCTGGCCTGTCCGGCTTCCGCCGCGCCGGCGCGCTCGCCGCCGCCGCCCTGGCCGCGGTCGCCCTCGGCGTCGCTCCCGGGGCCCGCGCCGAGGCCGCCGCCGGCACCCTGCCGATCGGCGACGCCGACCTGACCGAGGTCCGCACCAGCAGCACCCTGGCCGCCGGCGTCTCCCTGACCCGCATCGTGCGGGGCACCGAGCCGGCGCCGGCCGACCAGATCAACACCACCACGCGGGGCCCGTGGGTGGTCAACGTGCTGACCATCGACCCGCGCCGCGCGCGGGGTCACCTGAAGGCGACGTACGGCCCGGACCTCAGCCAGGTCGAGAAGACCACCGACCTGGTCCGCGCCTCCGGCGCCCTGGCCGGCGTCAACGCCTCCTTCTTTACCTTCACCGCCAGCCAGCAGTACCCGGGCGACCCGGTGGGGCTGGGCCTGTTCGGCGGGAAGCTGCTCAGCGAGCCCACCGCCGACCCGGCCGAGGTCAACTTCCTCGTCGACGCCAACACCAACCGGGCCACCGCCGGGAAGCTGAGCTGGTCGGGCAGCGTACGGAACCGGCAGACCGGGGCCACCCTGCCGCTGGAGTTCATCAACCACCCGCCGGTCGTCCCGGCCGCGTGCGCCGCCCTCGCCGACCAGACGCAGTGCACCGTCCCCGGCGACGTCACGCAGTTCACGCCCGAGTTCGCGGCGGCCACCCCGTCCGGCGCCGGCGTCGAGGTCGTGCTCAACCGGCTCGGCTGCGTGGTGCGTACCTCGACCACCCGCGGCACCGCGCTGGCGGCCGGCCAGACCTCGCTGCAGGCCACCGGCCAGGAGACCGCCGCCCTGCTGGCGGTGGCCTCGCGCGGCTGCCTGCAGCGCACCTCGACCCTCGTCGACCCGGACGGCGAGAAGTTCGCCGTGCGCCCCGGCCTGTTCGGTGTGAACGGCCGCTACCGGCTGACCGCCGACGGCCAGATCGTCGTGCCCGCCGGCGCCCCCGGTGACAGCTTCTTCGCCCGCAACCCCCGGACCATCGCCGGCACCACCCGGGACGGGAAGATCGTGCTGGCCACCATCGACGGCCGGCAGACCACCAGCGTCGGCACCACCATGGCCGAGACGGCCGCCGTCGCCCAGGCGCTGGGCCTGCACAACGCGGTGAACCTCGACGGCGGCGGCTCCACCACGATGGCCGTCGGCGGCGCCCTGGTGAACCACCCGAGCGGAGCCGAGCGGGCCGTCGGCGACGCGCTCGTCTACGTGGCCGGCCGGTACCGCAACGGGAACTGA
- a CDS encoding alkaline phosphatase D family protein, whose amino-acid sequence MEMDELESASPAKLAATRRRFLTLTGAAAALAFATRLPGSESASAHGSSPADYPFTLGVASGDPLPDAVVIWTRLAPKPLERFSGMSYRSVQVDWEVADNERFHRPVRRGTALARPEYGHSVHVDVRGLKPGRHYYYRFRVGRHESPVGRTKTAPDPRLQTSAMAFAFVSCQRWDDGFFTAYRHLAAEDLDLVVHLGDYIYEYGIPADGKVRATAVPEPYQSEIDTLDRYRMQYALYKTDPDLQAAHAAFPFAVTWDDHEVENNYADDIPENSVAPADFLIRRANGYRAYWENMPLRPLQQPYGPDMRLYRRLTYGNLAEFNVLDTRQYRSDQPCGGGMHDDCDERFDPSRTFLGTEQERWLLDGLGNSRARWNVLAQQVVMAQLDFNRQAPVNISTDSWDGYVAPRERLLTGIRDRQVSNPVVLTGDVHRNYAFDLKEDFTNPDSTTLGAEFVGTSVTSGGNGQDLPSNGANLLAANPHLRMVNNERGYVRCTLTPQQWRADYRVVPYVTTPGAPVSTRASFVLTDGNPRMEAL is encoded by the coding sequence ATGGAGATGGACGAGTTGGAGTCGGCGAGCCCGGCGAAGCTGGCGGCCACCCGCCGGCGATTTCTCACCCTCACCGGCGCCGCCGCCGCGTTGGCGTTCGCCACGCGGCTGCCGGGCTCGGAGAGCGCGTCGGCGCACGGGTCGTCGCCGGCCGACTACCCGTTCACGCTGGGCGTGGCCTCGGGTGACCCGTTGCCCGACGCGGTGGTGATCTGGACGCGCCTGGCGCCGAAGCCGCTTGAGCGGTTCAGCGGCATGTCGTACCGGTCGGTGCAGGTCGACTGGGAGGTGGCGGACAACGAGCGCTTCCACCGGCCGGTGCGCCGGGGCACCGCGCTGGCCCGCCCCGAGTACGGGCACTCCGTCCACGTCGACGTGCGCGGGTTGAAGCCCGGCCGGCACTACTACTACCGCTTCCGGGTCGGCCGGCACGAGAGCCCGGTCGGGCGGACGAAGACCGCGCCCGACCCGAGGCTGCAGACCTCCGCGATGGCGTTCGCGTTCGTGTCCTGCCAGCGCTGGGACGACGGCTTCTTCACCGCCTACCGGCACCTGGCCGCCGAGGACCTCGACCTCGTCGTGCACCTCGGTGACTACATCTACGAGTACGGGATCCCGGCCGACGGCAAGGTGCGGGCCACGGCCGTGCCCGAGCCGTACCAGAGCGAGATCGACACGCTGGACCGCTACCGCATGCAGTACGCGCTCTACAAGACGGACCCGGACCTGCAGGCGGCGCATGCCGCGTTCCCGTTCGCCGTGACGTGGGACGACCACGAGGTCGAGAACAACTACGCCGACGACATCCCGGAGAACAGCGTCGCGCCCGCCGACTTCCTGATCCGCCGGGCCAACGGCTACCGCGCGTACTGGGAGAACATGCCGCTGCGCCCGCTGCAGCAGCCGTACGGCCCGGACATGCGGCTGTACCGCCGGCTGACCTACGGCAACCTCGCCGAGTTCAACGTGCTGGACACCCGGCAGTACCGCTCGGACCAGCCGTGCGGCGGCGGGATGCACGACGACTGCGACGAGCGGTTCGACCCGTCCCGCACGTTCCTCGGCACCGAGCAGGAGCGGTGGCTGCTCGACGGCCTCGGCAACTCCCGCGCCCGCTGGAACGTCCTGGCGCAGCAGGTGGTGATGGCCCAGCTCGACTTCAACCGGCAGGCGCCGGTGAACATCAGCACGGACAGCTGGGACGGCTACGTGGCGCCCCGGGAGCGACTGCTCACCGGCATCCGTGACCGTCAGGTCAGCAACCCGGTGGTGCTCACCGGCGACGTGCACCGCAACTACGCCTTCGACCTCAAGGAAGACTTCACCAACCCGGACTCGACGACGCTCGGCGCCGAGTTCGTCGGCACGTCCGTCACCTCCGGCGGCAACGGCCAGGACCTGCCCAGCAACGGCGCCAACCTGCTGGCGGCCAACCCGCACCTGCGGATGGTGAACAACGAGCGCGGCTACGTCCGGTGCACCCTGACGCCGCAGCAGTGGCGGGCCGACTACCGCGTGGTCCCGTACGTGACCACCCCCGGCGCCCCGGTCTCCACCCGGGCCAGCTTCGTCCTCACCGACGGCAACCCGCGGATGGAGGCCCTGTGA